A single Phragmites australis chromosome 4, lpPhrAust1.1, whole genome shotgun sequence DNA region contains:
- the LOC133914379 gene encoding dirigent protein 24-like: MARNAVQTIRAALYLVLALVMVNCAFAGRVLDEQPAAQADAPLPADPLPAPTEPPTDPVVVPAAGPAAAAGGAAAGPAGAATAGAAATGNAGAASGAAAVNAAGAAAGAGAGDHPLTFFMHDILGGSQPSGRIVTGVVASTAANGQLPFARPNTNIFPIQGAVPLPQGASNLINSNNVPYVAGLGGTSSTIVQNNGNTVNGGNKNIPFVNGGDLPSGVTLQNLLFGTTTVIDDELTEGHELGAAVIGRAQGFYVASSQDGTSKTIVLTAMFEGPEAPHGDTLSFFGVHRMAAPESHVAIIGGTGKYETAKGFAAIQTLHPGDEHTTDGVETLLQFSIHLI; the protein is encoded by the coding sequence ATGGCCAGGAACGCGGTGCAAACCATCAGGGCGGCGCTCTACTTGGTGCTCGCGCTGGTTATGGTAAATTGCGCCTTCGCCGGCCGTGTCCTTGACGAGCAACCTGCGGCTCAAGCGGATGCTCCTCTGCCGGCCGACCCACTGCCAGCCCCGACGGAGCCCCCCACTGATCCGGTGGTGGTGCCAGCGGCCGGCCCAGCCGCAGCCGCAGGAGGGGCGGCCGCTGGCCCTGCCGGAGCAGCGACTGCTGGTGCCGCCGCGACGGGCAATGCAGGAGCTGCCAGCGGTGCTGCTGCGGTGAACGCAGCTGgcgcggccgccggcgcgggcgcgggcgacCACCCGCTGACGTTCTTCATGCACGACATCCTCGGGGGCTCGCAGCCGTCGGGGCGCATCGTGACCGGCGTGGTGGCGAGCACGGCGGCCAACGGACAGCTCCCGTTCGCGCGCCCGAACACCAACATCTTCCCCATCCAGGGCGCGGTGCCGCTGCCGCAGGgcgccagcaacctcatcaatAGCAACAACGTCCCCTACGTCGCCGGCCTCGGGGGCACCTCCAGCACAATCGTCCAGAACAACGGCAACACCGTCAACGGCGGCAACAAGAACATTCCCTTCGTCAACGGCGGGGACCTACCGTCGGGCGTCACGCTCCAGAACCTCCTCTTTGGCACCACCACCGTCATCGACGACGAGCTCACCGAGGGCCACGAGCTCGGCGCCGCGGTGATCGGCAGGGCGCAGGGGTTCTACGTCGCCAGTTCGCAGGACGGCACCAGCAAGACCATCGTGCTCACGGCCATGTTCGAGGGCCCGGAGGCGCCGCACGGTGATACGCTCAGCTTCTTTGGTGTCCACCGGATGGCCGCACCGGAGTCCCACGTCGCTATCATCGGAGGCACCGGCAAGTACGAGACCGCCAAGGGCTTCGCCGCCATCCAGACGCTGCACCCCGGCGACGAGCACACCACCGACGGCGTCGAGACTCTCCTCCAGTTCAGCATTCACCTTATTTGA
- the LOC133916378 gene encoding UDP-glucuronic acid decarboxylase 1-like: MKQLHRQSSMSKQHRPHHRTSLSSTLASYLLREQRLLFVLLGFILASSFFLLCPSLTPHPSSASTTLVAAVATRIPLGGSLSVSAAARRLPVGVRKPSLRVVVTGGAGFVGSHLVDKLLARGDSVIVVDNFFTGRKDNVAHHLGNPRFELIRHDVVEPILLEVDQIYHLACPASPVHYKFNPIKTIKTNVMGTLNMLGLAKRVRARFLLTSTSEVYGDPLEHPQKESYWGHVNPIGVRSCYDEGKRTAETLTMDYHRGAGVEVRIARIFNTYGPRMCLDDGRVVSNFVAQALRKQPMTVYGDGKQTRSFQYVSDLVDGLVTLMESEHIGPFNLGNPGEFTMLELAQVVKETIDPGASVEFKPNTADDPHMRKPDISKAKSLLNWEPKISLKQGLPRMVSDFQKRIMEEQ; this comes from the exons ATGAAGCAGCTCCACCGGCAGTCGAGCATGAGCAAGCAGCACCGCCCGCACCACCGCACCTCCCTCTCCAGCACTCTCGCCTCCTACCTTCTCCGCGAGCAGCGCCTCCTCTTCGTCCTCCTCGGCTTCATCCTCGCCTCCTCattcttcctcctctgcccCTCCCTCACCCCTCACCCCTCCTCCGCATCCACCACCTTAGTGGCCGCTGTGGCCACCAGAATCCCCCTCGGCGGCTCCTTAtccgtctccgccgccgcgcgccgcctccccgtaGGCGTCCGCAAGCCCTCCCTGCGCGTCGTCGTCACCGGAGGCGCGGGGTTTGTCGGCAGTCACCTCGTCGACAAGCTCCTCGCCCGCGGGGACAGCGTCATCGTCGTCGACAACTTCTTCACGGGCCGCAAGGACAACGTCGCGCACCACCTCGGCAACCCACGATTCGAGCTCATCCGCCACGACGTCGTCGAGCCCATCCTCCTCGAGGTCGACCAGATCTACCACCTCGCCTGCCCCGCATCCCCCGTGCACTACAAATTCAACCCCATCAAGACTATC AAGACAAATGTGATGGGGACCTTGAACATGCTGGGATTGGCGAAGAGAGTCAGGGCCAGGTTCTTGTTGACTAGTACCAGCGAGGTGTATGGTGATCCTCTTGAGCATCCACAGAAGGAGAGCTACTGGGGCCATGTCAATCCCATAG GTGTTAGGAGCTGTTACGACGAAGGAAAGAGAACGGCAGAAACTCTTACCATGGATTATCATCGTGGTGCTGGTGTTGAG GTGAGGATTGCACGCATATTCAACACATATGGCCCTCGTATGTGTTTAGATGATGGACGAGTTGTTAGCAACTTTGTTGCACAG GCTTTGCGGAAACAACCAATGACAGTCTATGGTGACGGAAAACAAACTCGAAGCTTCCAATATGTTTCAGATTTG GTTGATGGGTTGGTAACTCTGATGGAAAGTGAGCATATTGGACCTTTCAACTTGGGAAATCCAGGAGAATTTACCATGTTAGAGCTTGCACAG GTAGTAAAAGAAACTATTGACCCAGGTGCATCTGTCGAGTTCAAACCCAACACTGCAGATGATCCACACATGAGAAAACCTGACATCTCTAAGGCCAAATCTCTTCTCAATTGGGAGCCAAAAATCTCACTGAAACAAGGCCTGCCGCGCATGGTCTCAGATTTCCAGAAACGCATAATGGAGGAGCAATGA